One window of the Desulfonatronum thioautotrophicum genome contains the following:
- a CDS encoding type II toxin-antitoxin system HicB family antitoxin: MKKIIKIEIRHDGEMYCAKCIDFDVFSQGVSLDEVVNNIKEAISLHLEDDPMEFAGYDRSPALFSMMELGEVHV, encoded by the coding sequence ATGAAAAAGATCATAAAGATTGAAATCCGTCATGATGGCGAGATGTACTGCGCCAAATGCATTGATTTCGACGTCTTCAGCCAGGGCGTAAGCCTTGACGAGGTGGTAAACAATATCAAGGAAGCAATATCTCTGCACCTTGAGGATGATCCGATGGAGTTCGCGGGATATGATCGCAGCCCAGCCCTTTTTTCCATGATGGAGCTGGGGGAAGTACATGTCTGA
- a CDS encoding type II toxin-antitoxin system HicA family toxin, with amino-acid sequence MSEKLPTISGNTLIRFLESLGYVVVRQRGSHVRLVKETVAGNHKMTVPIHDPVAKGTLADILGKVAIWCQIDKRELVNRLRL; translated from the coding sequence ATGTCTGAAAAACTGCCCACGATTTCTGGCAATACACTAATTCGCTTTTTGGAATCGCTTGGGTATGTTGTTGTTCGTCAACGGGGAAGCCATGTCCGGTTGGTCAAGGAAACTGTTGCAGGAAATCATAAAATGACCGTTCCGATCCATGATCCTGTAGCAAAGGGCACGCTGGCGGACATTTTAGGCAAGGTTGCCATTTGGTGCCAAATCGACAAGCGAGAGCTCGTTAATAGATTGCGACTTTAA